CGACGTCGTAGTTGAAGGTAAAGGCAAAGCGCTTAAGGCAGCGGCCCTCAAAGCTTTTAAAATAGTGGTTCCCCCCCGAAATATCCCGGTATGCGATGGTGGTGCCCATGGGCGGTACGCCCTGGGCGTTAAGCAGATAACGCAGGATCATGGTCATAGGCTTGTAATCGTCAAAGGCGCTTCCGTCTTTTAAAAGCACGTCGCCTTCAGGGTATTTCACTCTGTACACCTCACCCATCAGCGTTACAGTAAACATCTGTGTTTCGGGGTCATAGGGACAGGTGGACCGCTCCGCCATCTCCAGCGGGTCCTTATCTTTTATCAGATTTTTATAATGATCATAGGGCAGCTTGTCTTTTCGCTTTTCTTCGATGGCTGCTTCTATTTCAGAATTTAGCATTGGTTACCTCTGTCTATTTTTGCAGGCTTGGGAACAGGCTCATATCCGTATGCGGGATAAAGCAGGCCGATATGAAGGCGTCCATATAAGCAGGGTGAACACTGAGCTCCATATAAGTCATATTCTGTCCAATTTCTGCGATTTTTTCTTTTCCCTCAGCCAGTGTCAGGGCCAGATAGCACCCCTGCATTGAGCTGTTTCCAATATAGTAGTACTTGTCAACCGGGATATCCGGGAGCATTCCCAAAGCAATGGCGTTTTCGATGCCGAGATTGCTGCCGATTCCTCCGGCCACATACACATTTTCAAGCACCTCAATCGGCATATCCATGCTTTCCATCAGGGTGTGGATGGCTGAGAACACAGCCCCCTTTGCCTTGATAAAGCTGTCGATGTCAATCTCTGTGATGTAGATATCCTTGGCACTGCCGTCCAGCTCCTTTGAGCAGACAAAGTAGCGCCCAATGTCGTATTCGTCAAAGGCGATCCGCGGATTGCCGATATCCTTGCTGATACGGCCCTTGCCATCAATAATGCCGGTCCGCTTCATCTCGCAGATAAGGTCGATGATACCGGAACCGCAGACGCCTACCGGCGCTTCTCCGCCAATGGTTGAAAAACTCGCCTTTAATGTGGCGTCGTCAATTTTGACTTCTTCAATGGCGCCTGGAACCGCGCGGGTCCCGCAGCTGATTTCTCCGCCTTCAAAGGCCGGGCCTGCTGAGCAGGCGCAGGTCATCATAAAGTCCTTATTGCCAAAGACGATCTCGCCGTTGGTCCCAAGGTCCACCAGCATGGTAAATTCTTCCTGAAGCCAAACCGGAACAGCGAATACGCCAGCGGTAATATCGCCCCCAACATAGCTTGCCACCGATGGCGCCAGGTAGACCCGGCCCTCGGGATTGATGCGGATACCGATTTCCGTGCTCTTCATTTCAGGAATCGTATTGACACCGGGAATAAAGGGCTCCCGTCTCAGATGATCTGGATTGATTCCCAGCAGCAGATGGGTCATGGTCGTGTTGCCGGCCGCGCACATCTCATAGATGTCATCTGTGGTAATCCCGGCGGACTGAACCATCTGGCCGATCAGCGGATTGATGGTTTCCTCAATAATCGCGTCCCGCAGCTTTCTCAGGCCGCCGGGCTTTTCGGTATAAACAATCCGGTTGATGACATCGCCGCCGTATTTAACCTGAGCATTTCCCATGGAGGCCTTGGAAACAATTTCGTTGGTATCCATATTGACCAGACAGGCCGAAACAGACGTTGTGCCGATGTCCAGGGCCACCCCGTAGAGAGCGCAGGTACATTCCAGACAGGAACGCACATCCATGATCTCAGCAATATCGCCGCGCTTCAGGTAGACGACCTTAATCTTAAAGTTATTTTCCCTGAACGCGTCCGGGAATTTCCTGAGAACGTCCAGGCTTACCTGAATATCGGCATAGCCCAGAGTCTGGCGGAAATAACGCTTCAGCCGGTCCTCATCCGCGAGATTGTCGTCGTTGGTAGGCTCTGGCAGCTCGATAATCTCACAGCACAGGCGGTTGGAATCCGTCATCCCCATCTTTAGCATCTTTTTCCGCACATAGCGGATGTTTTTGCTCTCATTTTCAGACAGGTCCGTAATCTGCATTTCATTCTGGAAAGCCGAGGCCAGATCCGGCACATTCACCTCGATGTCCTCAACAATTTCAGAGCTGCAGGCCAGCACCCAGCCGTCGGCAATTTCCTCATCCGTCAGGCGGGTCAGTGACAAGGCGGCTACCTTGCCCTTTGTAATCTGAACCTTGCACTTCCCGCAGGTTCCACTGCCGTTGCACGGTGTGTCGATCATAATTCCGGCTTTCCGCGCCGCTTCCAGGAGATTTTCTCTTTGTCCCGCTAAAAACTCTACCTGCCGTTTCCCCTTAACGACAAACACTACTTTATGCATACACGCCTCCTTGTTCTGTTAACCTTTGCAAAATAGTCATATGCATGATCTTATTTCAAAGCAGAAGCCGCCACTCCTCTTCGGCGGCTTCTGCCAGTGCACTTAATCAAGAAACCAGAACTACTTGATTTCCAGCTTATCAATGATTTCACGGACCGCCTTACGCGCTGCTGAGTCCTCTGGAAGGGTCACGAGCGGCTTGCCGTATGCGTCGTATTCAAACACCTGCTGGTCCATCGGGATAACGCCCAGAAGATCCAGCCCCTGCTTTTCAATTTCTTCCGCGGTGCCTTCGTTGAGTTCCCCGTTTGGCGCACGGTTGACAATCAGCTTGATCACTGGAATCCGTAGGTTCAGCTCCTCAGCCAGATCACGGATTCTGGCAACAGCCTGAATCCCGCGGCGTGAACAGTCGCTGACTAAAAGCAAAATATCCATTCTTCCCATGGTACCGCGGCTGATGTGCTCCATCCCTGCCTCGTTGTCCATGATGACATAGTTATAGTTTTCGGATAAACGGCCAACCTGTGTTTTTAAAAGGCCGTTGACAAAGCAATAGCAGCCTTCGCCCTGGCTGCGGCCCATGACCAGTAAATCGTAGCCGTTCCCTTCAGAAACAGCCTGGTTCAGGCGCAGTGTCAGAAAATCCCCCTTGGTCATTCCCGGCGGCAGCTGATTGCCGTCCATTTCTGCGTGGTTGACCTCTTCCTTAATGTGTCCGATGGTCATTTCGACCTCTTCACCCAAAACTTCGTTCAGGTTGGCATTTGAGTCGGCGTCCACCGCCAGAATCGGTCCCTTGCCCTGTTCTACCAAATATGAAACCAGCATACCTGTAAAGGTTGTTTTTCCAACACCGCCCTTACCGGCTACTGCAATATTAAAAGCCATAATACGCTCCTCCTTAATTGAAATTTCAATTTCACCCAGCCTGTTCCACAGGCTTTTTAAAGCGTGAACTGATGGATCGTTATTTTTTTAACAAGTAAAAATCTTAAACTTGTATATATAGGTATTAACATGCCTATCATAACATATTGAGAACCATAACACAATGTAATATTTTGTCCTGTAAAGCCGGGCTTAAGGCTGTGTTGTTCTACAAAAAGAACAAATTAACACCTGCTTTTCCCGCCAAAAGCATCCAGACAAAAATACTTTTATTATCGCCTTTTAACATCTTGTAAAAAGTGCTGTATATGGTATACTTTCAGTATCATTACAGCCATCAGGAGAATCATATGACTTTTTCTTTTTTTACCCTCGCCAGCCCTTTCTCGGTTTTTGTGTTTATTGTGAATATCCTGTTCAGCTTCACGATTATCTTTCTCGAGCGCAAAACACCGCAGAGCACCTATGCCTGGCTGTTGTTTTTATGGATTATTCCAGTTTTGGGATTTGTGTTTTACCTTTTCTTTTCCCAGAACCTGACAAAGCGCAAAATCTACCGTTATAACACGCCGGAGAACGAGCAGTATCAGCTCCTGCTGCGCCGGCAGAAAAAAGCCCTGGTCGACCGCCAGCGGATCGCAAAAAACAAAACCATCGCAAAAAAATACCATTACAACATCGAGTACCACCTCAATGTCAGCCACGCCCTTTACACCGACAATAACAGCATCGACATTTTTACCGACGGACACGATAAGTTTGACGCCCTGTTTGAAGCCATCGAAAACGCCCGCTCCACCATTCATATCGAGTATTATATCATTAAATATGACGGTCTCGGCCGGAAATTTATGGAGCTGCTCACCAAAAAGGCCCGGGAGGGTGTGGAGGTCCGTCTTCTCTTTGACGAAATGGGCGGGCGCTACATTCCCAGGAGCGCTTTAAAGGAGCTTGAGGCCGCTGGCGGCCAGTACGGCATTTTCTTTCCCTCCCGGCTTCGCTTTATCAACCTCCGCCTGAACTACCGCGATCACCGGAAAATCGTCATTATCGACGGCAAAACCGGTTTTATCGGCGGCTTTAACGTTGGCGACGAGTACCTGGGACTCAAGAAAAAAATGGGCTACTGGCGGGACACCCACCTCAGAATCGAGGGCTACGCCGCCTACGAGCTCCAGATGCGCTTTTTCCTCGACTGGCGCACCAGCGGCAACAAGGCCAGGCTCAACATCAACTCCGAAAATATCCACCGCTATTTCCCCTATATGGAAAACTGTGAGGGCTCAGGCATTCAGATTGTTTCAAGCGGCCCCGACGACCCTAATCAGGTCATTAAGCAGGGCTTTATCCGGATGATCACCAACGCTGAAAAATACATTTTAATCCAGAGTCCCTATTTCGTTACAGACGAAAGCATCATGGAGGCCCTGAAGATCGCCCTGTTGTCCGGTATCGACGTACGGATCATGATCCCCAACAAGCCGGATCATGTCTTTATTTACTGGGCCACCCTCTCCTATGTGGGCGAGCTCATAAAATACGGCGCCAGGGTTTACATTTACGACAACGGCTTTCTCCATGCCAAGGTTCTGGTGGTGGACGACCAGATTGCCGCTGTTGGCTCCTGTAATTTTGATATTCGGAGCTTCAGCCTCAATTTTGAAACCAATGCCTTCATCTATGATCCGGAAATTGCTGTCAAACTGCGCGATATTTTCTACCGGGATATTGAAAAATGTATTTATTATGATACCCAGGCTTACGAAAAGCGCAGCCGCATCATTAAGGTCAAGGAATCCATCTCCCGCCTTTTTGCGCCGCTGCTGTAAAAAAACAGGATGTACCGCTTGATTCGGCACATCCTGTTTTTTATTTTTTGCGGTAAAAGACTTCCCGGTTCACCGCCTTATCCTGAGACGCGACAATCGTCGTACAAACCGCGTCGCCCGTAATGTTCACCGCTGTTCTGGCCATATCCAGAATACGGTCGATCCCCATAATCAGGGCAATGCCCTCAATGGGCAGCCCGATGGAATTAAAGACCATGGACAGGGTTACCAGCCCGACTCCCGGCACACCCGCTGTGCCGATGGAGGCCAGGGTGGCCGTCGCAATAACCGTCACATAATCCGGTATCCCCAGCGGAATCCCAAAGGCCTGGGCTGCAAAGACAACGGCTACCCCCTGCATAATGGCCGTACCATCCATGTTTATGGTCGCCCCAAGGGGAATGGTAAAGGAGGAAATTTTGCGCGACACGCCCATCTCCCGCTCCAGCGTTTCTATGGACAGCGGAATGGTCGCATTGGACGTTGCCGTCGAAAAGGCAAAGCCCATAACGGGCAAAAACTTTTTAATAAAGGTGATGGGGCTGAGACCGGTAAAGCCCTTGAGCATTCCCTGGTAAACCACAAAGCACTGGATGCCAAGGGCCAGAAAAACAGCCAGCATGTATTTGAGCATTGGCAGAAACGCATTAAAGCCGATTCCCGCAAAGGTTTTTGCAATCAGGCAGAAAACACCAACTGGTGCCACCTTCATGACCATTGTGGTCATTTCCATCATGACGTCGTTAAACTGGGAAAAGAAATTGGAGACA
This portion of the Eubacterium sp. 1001713B170207_170306_E7 genome encodes:
- a CDS encoding DUF3786 domain-containing protein; its protein translation is MLNSEIEAAIEEKRKDKLPYDHYKNLIKDKDPLEMAERSTCPYDPETQMFTVTLMGEVYRVKYPEGDVLLKDGSAFDDYKPMTMILRYLLNAQGVPPMGTTIAYRDISGGNHYFKSFEGRCLKRFAFTFNYDVEGLKRAMEKLNAEPKKHGDLSYRFEFINNMYLTVILWLGDDEFPPEAQILFDSNITSGFDAEDLAVMGDIFIPALKRLAKAEENL
- the acsV gene encoding corrinoid activation/regeneration protein AcsV, producing MHKVVFVVKGKRQVEFLAGQRENLLEAARKAGIMIDTPCNGSGTCGKCKVQITKGKVAALSLTRLTDEEIADGWVLACSSEIVEDIEVNVPDLASAFQNEMQITDLSENESKNIRYVRKKMLKMGMTDSNRLCCEIIELPEPTNDDNLADEDRLKRYFRQTLGYADIQVSLDVLRKFPDAFRENNFKIKVVYLKRGDIAEIMDVRSCLECTCALYGVALDIGTTSVSACLVNMDTNEIVSKASMGNAQVKYGGDVINRIVYTEKPGGLRKLRDAIIEETINPLIGQMVQSAGITTDDIYEMCAAGNTTMTHLLLGINPDHLRREPFIPGVNTIPEMKSTEIGIRINPEGRVYLAPSVASYVGGDITAGVFAVPVWLQEEFTMLVDLGTNGEIVFGNKDFMMTCACSAGPAFEGGEISCGTRAVPGAIEEVKIDDATLKASFSTIGGEAPVGVCGSGIIDLICEMKRTGIIDGKGRISKDIGNPRIAFDEYDIGRYFVCSKELDGSAKDIYITEIDIDSFIKAKGAVFSAIHTLMESMDMPIEVLENVYVAGGIGSNLGIENAIALGMLPDIPVDKYYYIGNSSMQGCYLALTLAEGKEKIAEIGQNMTYMELSVHPAYMDAFISACFIPHTDMSLFPSLQK
- a CDS encoding AAA family ATPase; the encoded protein is MAFNIAVAGKGGVGKTTFTGMLVSYLVEQGKGPILAVDADSNANLNEVLGEEVEMTIGHIKEEVNHAEMDGNQLPPGMTKGDFLTLRLNQAVSEGNGYDLLVMGRSQGEGCYCFVNGLLKTQVGRLSENYNYVIMDNEAGMEHISRGTMGRMDILLLVSDCSRRGIQAVARIRDLAEELNLRIPVIKLIVNRAPNGELNEGTAEEIEKQGLDLLGVIPMDQQVFEYDAYGKPLVTLPEDSAARKAVREIIDKLEIK
- the cls gene encoding cardiolipin synthase gives rise to the protein MTFSFFTLASPFSVFVFIVNILFSFTIIFLERKTPQSTYAWLLFLWIIPVLGFVFYLFFSQNLTKRKIYRYNTPENEQYQLLLRRQKKALVDRQRIAKNKTIAKKYHYNIEYHLNVSHALYTDNNSIDIFTDGHDKFDALFEAIENARSTIHIEYYIIKYDGLGRKFMELLTKKAREGVEVRLLFDEMGGRYIPRSALKELEAAGGQYGIFFPSRLRFINLRLNYRDHRKIVIIDGKTGFIGGFNVGDEYLGLKKKMGYWRDTHLRIEGYAAYELQMRFFLDWRTSGNKARLNINSENIHRYFPYMENCEGSGIQIVSSGPDDPNQVIKQGFIRMITNAEKYILIQSPYFVTDESIMEALKIALLSGIDVRIMIPNKPDHVFIYWATLSYVGELIKYGARVYIYDNGFLHAKVLVVDDQIAAVGSCNFDIRSFSLNFETNAFIYDPEIAVKLRDIFYRDIEKCIYYDTQAYEKRSRIIKVKESISRLFAPLL
- a CDS encoding dicarboxylate/amino acid:cation symporter, coding for MKKNKGKKPGLTTWIFIALLAGAVTGILLHYLVPGGYIKDTVVINGIFYVLGNGFLRLMQMLVVPLVFCSLICGSSAIGDTQTLGKVGVKTIGFYIFTTAVAVTLAIAIASLINPGLGLDISSIQQAETGVVEKTSFADTLLNIIPKNPIQGLAEGNMLQVIVFALLIGIILAKLGEKADLVSNFFSQFNDVMMEMTTMVMKVAPVGVFCLIAKTFAGIGFNAFLPMLKYMLAVFLALGIQCFVVYQGMLKGFTGLSPITFIKKFLPVMGFAFSTATSNATIPLSIETLEREMGVSRKISSFTIPLGATINMDGTAIMQGVAVVFAAQAFGIPLGIPDYVTVIATATLASIGTAGVPGVGLVTLSMVFNSIGLPIEGIALIMGIDRILDMARTAVNITGDAVCTTIVASQDKAVNREVFYRKK